Proteins encoded in a region of the Mucispirillum schaedleri ASF457 genome:
- a CDS encoding flagellar hook-length control protein FliK has translation MERAVYRDDSPSSKNIKDTNTIQEQNIFERKDFKAVQNSQAETGSNKGIVYNQEIVSNQDMQLEANQEDTISFKDILALLQTTVKNNTGEESANEESAAQENINLLTDTNTDTNINTDINNNININTNTNTNTNTNTNTNTNDDTLLQNINTAVSELNIPDDLKIKFHNFISLLKNIEQPDLQGFVEYIGALSEDINISDINVENISLEEISEKILGVETDSGSLEKAYTALQEKISEFTNLPKESYVDIVETEKTEIKDIITSLTNDKPENTEIINNLSALIDEAVKETALPSNNEKLELAKNIITVVKAAAENILSQPDTVSSDNILENTSAEKEAVVIDNEISGDYVKQTAQLDEDNTLFKQSSDKKILQDTAKDTFKDVVTENMQDSAKESAKKIVKETLKDVVKEIMKDTIKDTAKQADTISVKDVQKEFKTANVEVTESLRGEHNAKAEIKAQTVNLAETDKNLQNNLNQKEMMMVKNNAEENFSTSQNDKGNNFNYFLKSSAEVQSKYDTAQSKETQAPYNMKEPRDIERLVRTMQSSVSKGQSKLTVVLTPENLGRMQIQLSESGGKITAKFLSDNESSHKLIMAQSDLLKNQLSEKGIVVDNMEFAFNDAMSKQQNNDEHGRKTSKQNQKGKNFRNQEDNLEVGTEVANNKPTGIYA, from the coding sequence GTGGAAAGAGCTGTATATAGAGATGACAGTCCGTCAAGCAAAAACATAAAAGATACAAATACAATTCAAGAGCAGAATATATTTGAAAGAAAAGATTTTAAAGCTGTGCAGAATAGTCAGGCAGAAACAGGCAGTAATAAAGGTATTGTTTATAATCAGGAAATTGTATCAAACCAAGATATGCAGTTAGAAGCTAATCAGGAAGATACTATATCTTTTAAAGATATTTTAGCACTGCTTCAAACAACAGTGAAAAATAATACTGGTGAAGAATCAGCAAATGAGGAATCAGCAGCACAGGAAAATATTAATTTATTAACAGATACAAATACAGATACCAATATTAATACTGATATTAATAATAATATTAATATTAATACCAATACTAATACTAATACTAATACTAATACTAATACTAATACTAATGATGATACATTATTGCAGAATATTAATACAGCAGTATCTGAGCTGAATATTCCTGATGATTTAAAAATAAAGTTTCATAATTTTATTTCATTACTTAAAAATATAGAGCAGCCTGATTTACAGGGATTTGTAGAATATATTGGTGCATTATCTGAAGATATAAATATATCAGATATTAATGTGGAAAATATTTCACTTGAAGAAATTTCTGAAAAAATATTAGGTGTAGAAACAGACAGCGGTTCATTAGAAAAAGCATATACAGCATTGCAGGAAAAAATTTCAGAGTTTACAAATCTGCCAAAAGAAAGTTATGTAGATATAGTTGAAACAGAAAAAACTGAAATTAAAGATATAATTACTTCTTTAACAAATGATAAACCAGAAAATACAGAAATTATTAATAACCTTTCTGCTTTAATAGATGAGGCTGTAAAAGAAACTGCTTTACCATCAAATAATGAAAAATTAGAGCTTGCTAAAAATATTATTACGGTAGTTAAAGCTGCTGCAGAAAATATTTTATCTCAGCCTGATACTGTATCATCTGATAATATATTAGAAAATACTTCTGCAGAAAAAGAAGCAGTAGTTATAGATAATGAAATTTCTGGTGATTATGTAAAACAAACAGCACAGTTAGATGAAGATAATACTTTATTTAAACAGTCGTCTGATAAAAAAATATTACAGGATACTGCAAAAGATACATTTAAAGATGTTGTTACAGAAAATATGCAGGATAGTGCAAAAGAAAGTGCAAAAAAAATTGTCAAAGAAACACTTAAAGATGTTGTGAAAGAAATTATGAAAGATACTATTAAAGATACAGCTAAACAGGCAGATACTATTTCAGTAAAAGATGTGCAGAAGGAATTTAAAACAGCTAATGTGGAAGTTACTGAAAGTTTAAGAGGTGAACATAATGCAAAAGCTGAAATAAAAGCACAAACTGTTAATTTGGCAGAAACAGATAAAAATTTACAAAATAATTTAAACCAGAAAGAAATGATGATGGTTAAAAATAATGCAGAGGAAAATTTTTCTACATCTCAAAATGATAAGGGAAATAATTTCAATTATTTTCTAAAATCATCAGCTGAAGTGCAGTCAAAATACGATACAGCTCAAAGCAAAGAAACTCAAGCTCCATATAATATGAAAGAGCCACGAGATATTGAAAGGCTTGTCCGCACAATGCAGTCATCAGTTAGTAAAGGTCAGTCAAAATTAACTGTTGTATTAACACCTGAAAATTTAGGCAGAATGCAGATACAGTTAAGTGAAAGCGGCGGTAAGATTACTGCAAAATTTTTATCAGATAATGAGAGCAGCCATAAATTAATAATGGCTCAAAGTGATTTGTTAAAAAACCAGTTATCAGAAAAAGGTATTGTAGTTGATAATATGGAGTTTGCATTTAATGATGCTATGAGTAAGCAGCAAAATAATGATGAGCATGGCAGGAAAACTTCTAAACAAAACCAGAAAGGCAAAAATTTTAGAAATCAGGAAGATAATTTAGAAGTTGGCACAGAAGTTGCTAATAATAAACCAACAGGCATATATGCCTAA
- a CDS encoding flagellar hook-basal body complex protein, translating to MLRSMYNAVSGLDGNQKAMDVLGNNIANVNTIGFKMGRAVFQDLMSQTLIGGKTPTDSRGGINPRQVGNGVYLAAVDNIFTSGVLKSTNSTTDLAIQGAGFFVVRGEGVNENFYTRAGDFNFDNTNTLTTPSGYRVQGWMSNPDTGELNKQVGVGDIVLGTNYQVMKPKASTKINMSGALDTTATASTVTYGKLLTQASAKQDINTMLSSGGAAMDLADGEKVRISANPSLYTPMSQLSDKNGTSLGVSELNGNVTFRINGSSYSLNYNSLGGGSLNDGKYTTIEDFLQEVNNIFMQATKEHVDTATNTAGTPIATMTFKDGKFAIEANYGHQFEINGISGSSKLAALLSPLATTYNAGKTEYSSELTYQKEVTYKEDFTSVEQLTDRITNSINGGVVPGGFSAEFLENDFGLEEGEGISFNDITVYDPVTNSAIATLQIGPFTYTETVNPTIRNQFHTIQELGRLITDEVNNALQNSGVANLTTKVSFGLDGNRLSFSVTGASHSISFGESTLHQAIGSTAQPNTYLKMIFDNSLNTYGANNVVTPKQLNDAVSTVDIEAIAGKGRIVYNFEDTDDNTLVDMSTNKLHMQNKENLIFRIQGMTNPIILEYNTAGTAVTPPATASFSSSATLATALQTAINAAGGNFIGATVAYNQATNEFTVTAAAGQTIAFTRIETTAKTPFLQEMLSNGLVGQTISDQGYTIDGESNIVDNITGLDITKANKGEIFNENMFEGNVTGTLGIGKSFTSKQFLTTADETTLMMNLFDENGNYMNFVENQSTLEIKGSINNEQITNNGYFSIGATSSLADYMLAIEKFVDLNGGHNTFDNVTIENGVIKVVGEKGKRNNLDYLTITATGGSETSNMIFNNTMQGTATAATGGIAYRTMEIYDEQGNKHNINFTYSLWNEELNEWRMEIETDDPLNDVAINGASQNELIIRFNADGTLSHMYDRFTTPSKVISNPTLRFSAANGTNIIDPIALNLGTAGENDGLSIAANGGGITRASTDGYTVGDLENRMFNPAGEIIGTYTNGQTRVLGQIALATFVNERGLEKVGDTMFQATGASGQATIGEPITGDRGEIAASMLENSNVDLSTELVNMITTQRAYQSNSKVISTSDEMIQELLNMKR from the coding sequence ATGTTAAGGTCAATGTATAATGCAGTAAGTGGATTGGATGGAAATCAAAAAGCTATGGATGTTTTAGGTAACAACATTGCAAATGTAAATACAATAGGTTTCAAAATGGGTCGTGCTGTATTTCAGGACTTGATGAGCCAAACATTAATTGGAGGTAAAACTCCAACTGATTCAAGAGGTGGTATCAACCCTCGTCAAGTTGGTAATGGTGTTTATTTAGCAGCAGTAGATAATATATTTACTTCTGGTGTGTTAAAATCTACTAACAGCACAACAGATTTAGCAATTCAGGGAGCTGGTTTTTTTGTAGTCCGTGGTGAAGGTGTAAATGAAAACTTTTATACAAGAGCTGGTGACTTTAACTTTGATAATACTAATACATTAACAACCCCATCAGGTTACAGGGTTCAAGGGTGGATGTCTAACCCAGATACTGGTGAATTAAACAAGCAGGTGGGTGTGGGTGATATTGTTTTAGGGACAAATTATCAGGTGATGAAACCAAAAGCATCAACAAAAATTAATATGTCAGGTGCATTAGATACTACTGCAACAGCTTCAACAGTAACTTATGGCAAACTTTTAACTCAAGCTTCTGCTAAACAGGATATTAATACAATGCTTAGTTCTGGTGGTGCTGCTATGGATTTAGCAGATGGGGAAAAAGTAAGAATTTCTGCAAATCCATCTCTTTATACTCCAATGAGCCAGTTATCTGATAAAAATGGCACATCGTTAGGAGTTAGTGAACTTAATGGTAATGTTACTTTTAGAATTAATGGTTCATCTTATTCTTTAAACTATAATTCTCTTGGTGGCGGCTCTTTAAATGATGGTAAATATACTACAATTGAGGATTTTCTGCAGGAAGTAAACAATATTTTTATGCAGGCAACAAAAGAACATGTTGATACAGCTACTAACACAGCAGGAACTCCAATTGCAACAATGACTTTTAAAGATGGTAAATTTGCTATTGAGGCAAACTATGGTCATCAGTTTGAAATTAATGGCATCAGCGGTTCATCTAAATTAGCCGCACTTCTTTCTCCACTTGCGACTACATATAATGCAGGTAAAACAGAATATTCTTCTGAATTAACTTATCAAAAAGAAGTAACATATAAAGAAGATTTTACTTCTGTTGAACAGTTAACAGATAGAATTACAAACTCTATCAATGGTGGAGTTGTGCCAGGTGGTTTCAGTGCTGAATTTTTGGAAAATGATTTTGGCTTAGAAGAAGGTGAAGGAATATCATTTAATGATATTACAGTTTATGACCCTGTAACAAATTCTGCAATAGCAACTTTACAAATAGGGCCTTTTACATATACTGAAACTGTAAATCCTACTATTAGAAACCAATTCCATACTATTCAGGAATTAGGCAGATTAATAACAGATGAAGTTAATAATGCATTGCAAAATTCTGGTGTTGCTAATCTTACTACAAAAGTATCTTTTGGACTTGATGGCAACAGATTAAGCTTTTCAGTAACAGGTGCAAGTCATTCAATATCATTTGGGGAAAGCACTCTGCATCAGGCGATAGGCAGCACTGCTCAGCCTAACACATATTTAAAAATGATTTTTGACAACTCATTAAATACTTATGGTGCAAATAATGTTGTTACACCTAAACAGTTAAATGATGCAGTGTCTACTGTTGATATTGAAGCAATAGCTGGTAAAGGCAGAATAGTTTATAATTTTGAAGATACAGATGACAATACACTTGTTGATATGTCTACAAATAAACTTCACATGCAGAATAAAGAAAATCTTATATTCAGAATTCAAGGTATGACAAACCCTATTATTTTAGAATACAATACAGCTGGAACTGCTGTTACTCCTCCTGCAACTGCATCGTTTTCAAGTTCTGCAACACTAGCAACAGCATTACAAACTGCAATTAATGCTGCAGGTGGTAATTTTATAGGTGCAACTGTTGCATATAATCAAGCAACTAATGAGTTTACAGTAACCGCTGCAGCTGGTCAAACTATAGCTTTTACAAGAATAGAAACTACTGCTAAAACTCCATTTTTACAGGAAATGTTATCAAATGGTTTAGTAGGGCAGACTATTTCAGACCAAGGTTATACTATAGATGGTGAATCAAATATTGTAGATAATATTACAGGTCTTGATATTACAAAAGCAAATAAAGGTGAAATCTTTAATGAAAATATGTTTGAAGGAAATGTTACTGGCACATTGGGTATAGGTAAATCATTTACTTCTAAACAGTTTTTAACAACTGCTGATGAAACAACATTGATGATGAACCTTTTTGATGAAAATGGTAACTATATGAACTTTGTAGAAAACCAATCTACACTGGAAATTAAAGGAAGTATCAATAATGAGCAAATTACTAATAATGGCTATTTTTCAATAGGTGCTACAAGTTCACTTGCAGATTATATGCTTGCTATTGAAAAATTTGTAGATTTAAATGGCGGCCATAATACTTTTGATAATGTTACAATAGAAAATGGAGTTATCAAAGTAGTTGGAGAAAAGGGTAAAAGAAATAATCTTGATTATTTAACTATTACTGCAACAGGCGGTTCTGAAACATCTAATATGATTTTTAATAACACTATGCAGGGCACAGCAACTGCAGCAACTGGCGGTATAGCTTATAGAACTATGGAAATATATGATGAACAGGGCAATAAGCATAATATTAATTTTACATACAGCTTATGGAATGAAGAATTAAATGAATGGAGAATGGAAATAGAGACAGACGACCCATTAAATGATGTTGCAATTAATGGAGCAAGCCAAAATGAACTTATTATAAGGTTTAATGCTGATGGAACTTTAAGCCATATGTATGACAGATTTACTACTCCATCAAAAGTAATATCCAACCCTACACTTAGGTTCTCTGCTGCAAATGGGACAAATATTATTGACCCAATAGCCTTAAACTTAGGAACAGCAGGTGAAAATGATGGATTATCAATAGCTGCAAATGGTGGAGGCATTACAAGAGCATCAACAGATGGTTATACTGTTGGCGACCTTGAAAATAGAATGTTTAACCCTGCAGGTGAGATTATCGGAACATATACAAATGGTCAGACACGAGTATTAGGTCAAATTGCTCTGGCAACTTTCGTAAACGAAAGAGGTTTGGAAAAAGTGGGTGATACTATGTTTCAGGCAACAGGTGCATCTGGTCAAGCAACAATAGGCGAGCCTATCACAGGTGACAGAGGTGAAATTGCAGCATCTATGCTTGAAAATTCAAATGTTGATTTATCAACAGAACTTGTAAATATGATAACAACTCAAAGAGCATATCAATCAAACTCTAAAGTTATCTCTACCTCCGATGAGATGATTCAAGAGTTACTTAACATGAAGCGTTAA
- a CDS encoding flagellar hook assembly protein FlgD, translating to MQPHLFGQMEPTTINQQKNKTDKGVGKSELDQQDFLKLLVTQLQNQDPLNPTDQAEFMSQTTAFSQLNEMTSMNSSLEKMLELLSMQAYNNSSLTAGAGFIGKEIEYQTNTVTVGGDSLKNISFYLDGDALSEKTQINIYNEEGACVAIVKPDKNLTSGQNTIHWDGKGVGGVEVPDGTYYFEVEAFNSAGEKVAVQEYGTGVVKGVKMSNGVLYFDIGEGVVSSEYVYSVREPGSSGENNNDSSNGDSAGSDKDKKTN from the coding sequence ATGCAACCACATTTATTCGGGCAAATGGAGCCAACAACAATTAATCAGCAGAAGAACAAAACAGATAAGGGTGTAGGTAAATCTGAGCTTGACCAACAGGATTTTTTAAAACTGCTTGTTACTCAGTTGCAGAATCAAGACCCTTTAAACCCAACTGACCAAGCTGAATTTATGAGTCAAACAACAGCATTTTCTCAATTAAATGAGATGACAAGTATGAATTCAAGTTTAGAAAAAATGCTTGAGTTGTTAAGTATGCAGGCTTATAACAACAGTTCACTAACAGCTGGTGCTGGTTTTATTGGTAAAGAAATTGAATATCAAACTAATACTGTAACAGTTGGTGGCGACAGCTTGAAAAATATTTCTTTCTATCTTGATGGTGACGCATTATCAGAAAAAACTCAAATCAATATTTATAATGAAGAGGGTGCATGTGTTGCTATTGTAAAACCAGATAAAAACTTAACATCAGGACAGAATACTATCCACTGGGACGGAAAAGGTGTTGGTGGTGTTGAAGTTCCAGACGGCACTTATTACTTTGAAGTGGAAGCTTTTAATTCAGCTGGTGAAAAAGTGGCTGTTCAGGAATACGGCACAGGTGTTGTTAAAGGTGTTAAAATGTCAAATGGAGTGCTTTACTTTGATATTGGTGAGGGTGTTGTATCTAGTGAATATGTTTACTCTGTTAGGGAGCCGGGTTCTTCTGGTGAAAATAATAATGATTCATCAAATGGTGACTCTGCTGGCAGTGATAAAGATAAGAAAACAAATTAA
- the ribB gene encoding 3,4-dihydroxy-2-butanone-4-phosphate synthase has translation MERVRVSAETAVQIIKNGGMLILTDDETRENEGDLVVASEFITAEHINFMAKYGKGLICVSLPAERCDELQLSAMVQENTCKFGTAFTVSVEAREGVTTGISAYDRAVTIKTLINPNATFRDIVTPGHMFPLRAKKGGVLVRAGQTEGSYDLARMAGLYPSGVICEIMDDDGSMARMPRLVEFAKEHNIKIVTVADLIKYRLEHEPIVQEIETALMPSAYGSFSIKGFLNTSDEKEAVAIIKGDISGDEPVYVRVHSQCLTGDIFASSVCGCGTKLHNALHIIEQKGRGVVLYIYKDTSKTGFLSSPEGMLSPHSPNETNAEGFGFGAMCLRMLGLKKIKLLGSSPKTLNLLASYGLEIVE, from the coding sequence CTTATACTTACTGATGATGAAACAAGAGAAAATGAAGGTGATTTAGTTGTAGCTTCAGAGTTTATTACAGCTGAGCACATTAATTTTATGGCAAAATACGGCAAAGGTTTAATTTGTGTAAGCCTGCCAGCAGAAAGATGTGATGAACTGCAGCTTTCAGCTATGGTGCAGGAAAATACATGTAAGTTTGGCACAGCATTTACTGTTTCTGTGGAAGCAAGGGAAGGGGTAACAACGGGTATTTCTGCCTATGACAGAGCAGTTACTATTAAAACATTGATTAATCCTAATGCTACATTTAGAGATATAGTAACACCCGGTCATATGTTCCCACTAAGAGCAAAAAAAGGCGGCGTTCTTGTCCGTGCTGGTCAGACAGAAGGTTCTTATGATTTAGCAAGAATGGCAGGACTTTATCCAAGTGGTGTAATTTGTGAAATTATGGATGATGATGGTTCTATGGCAAGAATGCCTAGACTTGTAGAATTTGCAAAAGAGCATAATATTAAAATTGTTACTGTGGCAGATTTAATTAAATACAGGCTTGAGCATGAGCCTATTGTTCAGGAAATAGAAACAGCACTTATGCCTTCAGCTTATGGCAGTTTTAGTATTAAAGGTTTTTTAAATACAAGTGATGAAAAAGAAGCTGTTGCCATAATTAAAGGCGATATTTCAGGCGATGAGCCTGTATATGTGAGAGTTCATTCTCAATGTTTGACAGGTGATATTTTTGCGTCATCAGTATGCGGCTGCGGCACAAAACTTCATAATGCACTTCATATAATAGAGCAAAAAGGCAGGGGTGTAGTGCTTTATATTTATAAAGATACATCAAAAACTGGTTTTTTAAGCTCACCAGAGGGAATGTTAAGCCCCCATAGTCCTAATGAAACAAATGCAGAAGGGTTTGGTTTTGGTGCTATGTGTTTAAGAATGTTAGGGCTTAAGAAAATTAAATTATTAGGAAGCAGCCCAAAAACATTAAATCTTCTTGCCAGTTATGGATTAGAAATAGTTGAATAA